A stretch of DNA from Limnohabitans sp. MORI2:
CCCAGTCGGATTCGTGTCACTGAGATTGAGGTTGATCAGGCCATTCGCCAACGCCAAAACGCCAGCATCGACACCAACCCTGACATTGAACTTGGCCATGTCTTGATTGCTGTGCCAGAAAAAGCCAGCGAGAGCGAAGTCGCTGAGTTGAAGGTGAAAGCGGAGACCGCCCTAGCCAACCTCAAACGCGGCGACGATTTGGCGCAGGTGGCAAAAGAGTTTTCCAATGGCCCAGAGCGTGACAAGGGGGGGCTGATGGGTCTTCGTCCAGCGAATCGCTACCCCACCTTGTTTGTCTCGGCCACCCAACAACTCAACGAAGGCGAGGTCACGCTGGTTCGATCGGGTGCAGGCTTTCACGTGTTGAAGCTGATCACCAAACGCGCCAGCAGTGTGCTCACCGTGACCCAAACACACCCGCGTCACATTTTGTTGCGCCCCGGTGGCACGCTGAGTCAAACCACGGCGCGCGCACAACTCGCTGAATACAAGCGTCAAATTGAAGCAGGCAAAGCAGACTTCGCCAAATTGGCGCGTGAACATTCGCAAGACGCCAGTGGCCCCGAAGGGGGCGATTTGGGCTGGGTATCGCCTGGCATGTTTGTGCCCGAGTTTGAAGAAGTGATGAACAAGCTCCAAGTTGGCCAAATAGCCGACCCCATGGTGTCTCGATTTGGTGTTCACCTGATTCAAGTCTTGGAACGCCGCGAAGCACCGATCAGTGAGCGTGAATTGCGTGACATGGCGCGCAACAGCTTGCGTGAAAAGAAGTTCGAAGAAACCTACCAACTGTGGGCCCAAGAAGTGCGCGGCCGCGCTTATGTGGAATACCGCGACGCACCGCAATAAGCAGAGCCTCCTTTGAAACACATTGCACGCAAGCGCTTCGGCCAACACTTCTTAACCGACACCGCCATCATTGACGGCATCGTCGATGCCATCAACCCGCAGTCGGGTGACCCCATGGTGGAGATTGGTCCAGGTTTGGCTGCGCTCACACAACCTTTGGTTGAGCGCCTAGGCAAGCTCAACGTCATTGAGTTAGACCGCGACTTGGCTGTGCGCCTGCGCGAGCACCCGCACTTGAACGTGATCGAGTCCGACGTGCTGCGTGTGGACTTCACACTGCTGGCGGCCACACTCAACGCACCGAAACTGCGCGTGGTGGGCAACCTGCCCTACAACATCTCCTCACCCATTCTGTTTCATTTGCTGGAGCATGTGGCTGTGGTGCAAGACCAGCACTTCATGCTGCAAAAAGAGGTGATTGACCGCATGGTGGCCACCCCCAGCAGCGGCGACTACAGCCGCTTGAGCGTGATGTTGCAGTGGCGCTACGACATGGAAAACGTGTTGTTCGTGCCGCCTGAATCGTTCGATCCACCCCCACGCGTAGACAGCGCCGTGGTGCGTATGGTGCCACTGGCACACCCGCCGCAGATTGACGTCAAGCTGATGGAAGAAATGGTGAAAACCGCCTTCAGCCAACGTCGCAAACTGCTGCGCCACACCTTGGGCCGCTGGCTAGAAGCCCGCAACTTTGCAGGCAGTTTCGACGTGCAACGCCGTGCTGAAGAAGTGCCTGTTGCTGAATACGTCGCATTGGTTCAAAGTCTCTGACAACAAAAAACCCGTCAGCAGTTACCTGCGACGGGTTTTGTTTTTGGGCGCTGCGTTGAAGCAGCAAAGCCATTAAGCCGCTGTTTGCCAGTAACCAGCGTTGAACGGGCTGCTCATGCGCAAAGCCATGGGTGACACGTCGACCAACTTGTCGGTTGGCATTTTTTCGCCTTCTTCGAGCAACTCAATGCCTTCAGCTGGCACACCCGCTTTTTCGGCCGATGGCACGCGGGCCACAGAGAAAGAATAGAAGCAGCGGAAGGCCACTTTGCGATCTGACCAGTAGTCTGCCGCTTCGCGGAAGATGTCCAACAATTGTTCGCGTGCTTCCTTGTCAAACTTGGCATGCGCAGGGATGTGCTCCAACACCAAGATGAAACCAGGCTGAGGACCCGACTTGTGCAAGGGGTCGGTCATGCCGTCGTACAGCGAGTCAAAGTTCTTGCTCGATGTCGCGGACAGGTTGAACTCTTTGGAAATGATGTCCAAGATGTCTTGTTTGCTTTGGGCTTGTGCCAAATTCACATAAAGGAAATGGTGGCCAAGGGTTTTGGCGGCTTCTTGCAAATCGGGC
This window harbors:
- the rsmA gene encoding 16S rRNA (adenine(1518)-N(6)/adenine(1519)-N(6))-dimethyltransferase RsmA; amino-acid sequence: MKHIARKRFGQHFLTDTAIIDGIVDAINPQSGDPMVEIGPGLAALTQPLVERLGKLNVIELDRDLAVRLREHPHLNVIESDVLRVDFTLLAATLNAPKLRVVGNLPYNISSPILFHLLEHVAVVQDQHFMLQKEVIDRMVATPSSGDYSRLSVMLQWRYDMENVLFVPPESFDPPPRVDSAVVRMVPLAHPPQIDVKLMEEMVKTAFSQRRKLLRHTLGRWLEARNFAGSFDVQRRAEEVPVAEYVALVQSL
- a CDS encoding peptidylprolyl isomerase; translation: MVSTFAQTLPRSTISNGRDYIVAVVDAVPITNHEVSLRAPQLREQLQQQGRPVPEGSALLQAALERLIVEKALLQHAKETGISIEDDAIDQAEQRLASQSQLSLPALHKKVQAEGSSVDALRQSLRDKLMLQRLSERNVPSRIRVTEIEVDQAIRQRQNASIDTNPDIELGHVLIAVPEKASESEVAELKVKAETALANLKRGDDLAQVAKEFSNGPERDKGGLMGLRPANRYPTLFVSATQQLNEGEVTLVRSGAGFHVLKLITKRASSVLTVTQTHPRHILLRPGGTLSQTTARAQLAEYKRQIEAGKADFAKLAREHSQDASGPEGGDLGWVSPGMFVPEFEEVMNKLQVGQIADPMVSRFGVHLIQVLERREAPISERELRDMARNSLREKKFEETYQLWAQEVRGRAYVEYRDAPQ